One window from the genome of Maylandia zebra isolate NMK-2024a linkage group LG18, Mzebra_GT3a, whole genome shotgun sequence encodes:
- the ccdc18 gene encoding coiled-coil domain-containing protein 18 — protein MESISASRKKVGCVRQENACLTLQDEQLISDLDAMQYEMATSKSQVYLRGPRAGVHNNVVVMSEQIRQLEAELEAQAKELKAAELRAECCQEAAAHSDIVVATLTEELSTLREELEKKTALGKRAEQQRNQALENAEKLKEAFKDYKATISIKLKRVMESENKLKGSLIECDREKEELEMKCTELERQKAEHRQTISQLTEEVKQFKAAAARLQAQIEEAGHKASHLERQLMERGAECRDVASLRRELEDLRAVTHSQEQKVAQSQKEAQLSQTELAGLEAILSLLHLREGTLGQICASPCMLPPVDYTGAAHLMKLKPGEGYQQLTRVLQSKEAERLKQSNLIERLQDRLSRAQEEISSLQSSMAQRASHYQSLHTELLDKLKQATDTEKELKKKKARVAALEKQLQEKTSAYSLAALKNTELETQLQEKTSSVQHYQSLLTKKQREYQQSLEKWQQSHSHQFTEQQQRIQMLQLSLEEVQPRVAEMEQELSSLQRERDEAQRTALLLQNSLDQLTQEKQVEVRQNEEFLQSFKEQAARSAAKVCELQSSLSACRKEMNSYLQQIEEMKKNYETELERNKEKVSSLQEKLHSTTLVCQRSSEENLQLQLSLQQQQTMLTESSARVSELEESQSQLHRQVSGLEQQLERARVSLQEELSKRQEDNQVKEKKLREINQQNERLSESVRHLTLEVKKCREELVSKESELECLRKDVGVKTSQISCMEESLQHIKSQLISKNDIVMDLEKVLNRSEADQRSCSQKVEILEGQLQMVQNELADTLKQLQELKDVLQKTQKVSDERQASVEKLTVQLRETQRELEERTHEVLDMDNALRERQGELQQRAKLLGQLDVAIKEHKQELERKVESLQQSLEARERELRDAQRELTDRNMKESQELFACQQKLQKVLKELEETQGHCEGLSRELDASKLQTKETEAQLCAVEEELTLKEARWLQSEARLQGMVTGLEQELELEREQHSKELESLQETRGQLLKVSEQISSTMRSSQEQLTVKLQQSQTQLEEVSVRFDQTKAQLDQTKTELEHAWKRATHLQSQLDQSQTQHLQSQTQLEQSRTLYEQTRAQNSRLQAQLEHLTAVLNQTRVEAAQLQSQLHASEKSVETSSDSLLIKESEVARLQARISSLGRAADRQHLYNHSTSLSSLHKVTDSPQLCLSAPSPASSPKKLQTTISSPPHAHSTHLSSPTHAQMCLSPSARSNLKPTSALHLSESRQTCDWLQSSSIDSSLDLPESVKATLREALSKQPWESLSHSISSLPDTVDHSWQGLSASDATVISDNSFNPLTYMVDRESDRNPDVEGIVMERDEGKLLSDSRRESVSTLVGQEEQADMSSLTGMLKFVNQTLAMQEDPSLWRSINLPHT, from the exons ATGGAGTCCATTTCTGCTTCGAGGAAGAAGGTTGGCTGTGTGCGGCAGGAAAACGCCTGTCTGACTCTGCAGGATGAGCAGCTCATCAGTGACCTGGATGCAATGCAGTATGAAATGGCTACCTCCAAATCTCAG GTCTACCTCAGGGGCCCTAGGGCTGGGGTTCACAACAATGTGGTGGTCATGAGTGAACAGATTCGTCAGCTTGAAGCGGAGCTGGAGGCTCAGGCCAAAGAACTTAA GGCAGCAGAGCTGAGGGCAGAGTGTTGTCAGGAAGCTGCAGCTCACAGCGACATTGTGGTAGCGACTCTTACTGAAGAGCTGAGCACACTCAGGGAGGAGCTGGAAAAGAAGACGGCGTTAGGAAAACG GGCAGAGCAACAGAGGAATCAAGCACTTGAAAATGCAGAGAAGCTCAAAGAAGCCTTCAAAGATTATAAGGCTACAATTTCCATTAAGCTTAAAAGG GTGATGGAGagtgaaaacaaactaaaaggaAGTCTCATAGAGTGTGACCGAGAGAAAGAGGAGCTGGAGATGAAGTGCACTGAGCTGGAGAGACAGAAGGCagaacacagacagacaatTAG TCAGCTGACGGAGGAGGTGAAACAGTTTAAGGCTGCGGCCGCTCGCCTCCAAGCCCAAATTGAAGAGGCTGGACATAAAGCTTCGCACCTGGAGCGGCAGCTTATGGAGCGAGGTGCAGAGTGCAGGGATGTGGCCTCTTTGCGGAGGGAACTGGAAGACCTGCGGGCTGTGACCCACAGCCAGGAGCAGAAGGTCGCCCAGAGCCAGAAAGAGGCTCAGCTGAGCCAGACAGAGCTGGCCGGCTTGGAGGCCATACTGTCCCTGCTGCATCTGCGGGAG gGTACTTTGGGTCAAATCTGTGCCAGTCCTTGCATGTTGCCCCCAGTGGACTATACGGGAGCTGCACACCTGATGAAGCTAAAGCCAG GTGAGGGCTACCAGCAGCTCACGCGAGTGCTGCAGTCAAAGGAAGCTGAGCGGCTGAAACAGAGCAACCTGATCGAGCGGCTTCAGGATCGTCTGAGCAGGGCCCAGGAGGAAATCTCCTCCCTGCAGAGCTCCATGGCCCAGAGAGCCTCCCACTACCAGAGCCTCCACACAGAGCTGCTGGACAAACTCAAACAagccacagacacagagaaagag ttaaagaagaagaaggcacGAGTTGCCGCACTGGAAAAGCAGTTACAGGAGAAGACTTCAGCCTACAGTCTGGCTGCACTGAAAAACACTGAGCTGGAGACTCAATTACAG GAGAAGACCAGCAGCGTCCAGCATTACCAgtcactgctgaccaaaaagcaACGAGAGTATCAGCAGTCTCTGGAAAAGTGGCAGCAGTCTCATTCTCACCAATTCACAGAGCAGCAACAAAGAATACAAATG CTGCAGTTGTCTCTGGAAGAGGTTCAGCCTCGGGTGGCAGAGATGGAGCAGGAGTTGAGTTCCCTCCAGAGGGAGCGAGACGAGGCTCAGAGAACAGCTCTGTTGCTGCAGAACTCTCTAGATCAGCTCACACAG GAGAAGCAGGTGGAAGTCAGACAGAACGAGGAGTTTCTCCAGAGTTTCAAAGAGCAGGCAGCTCGCTCTGCAGCCAAG GTGTGTGAGCTGCAGTCGTCTCTGTCAGCATGCAGAAAAGAGATGAACTCATACCTGCAGCAGATAGAAGAGATGAAGAAGAACTACGAGACCGAGCTGGAGAGGAACAAGGAGAAG GTGTCCTCTCTGCAGGAGAAGCTTCACAGCACCACTCTGGTTTGTCAGCGCTCCAGTGAGGagaacctgcagctgcagctttctctccagcagcagcagaccatGCTCACAGAGAGCAGCGCTCGAGTTTCTGAGCTGGAAGAGAGCCAAAGCCAGCTGCACAGGCAG GTGTCGGGTCTGGAGCAGCAGCTGGAACGAGCCCGAGTGTCTCTGCAGGAAGAATTAAGCAAGAGACAGGAAGATAATCAGGTGAAGGAGAAGAAGCTGCGGGAGATAAACCAGCAGAATGAACGGCTCTCAGAGTCTGTGAG aCATCTCACATTAGAGGTGAAAAAGTGCAGGGAGGAGCTAGTGTCCAAGGAGTCAGAGCTGGAGTGTCTGAGGAAGGATGTCGGTGTTAAGACTTCTCAGATCAGCTGTATGGAGGAGAGCCTGCAGCACATAAAGAGCCAACTCATCAGCAAGAATGACATTG TTATGGATCTGGAGAAGGTGCTTAATCGTAGTGAGGCAGATCAGCGCAGCTGTTCTCAGAAAGTCGAAATCTTAGAGGGGCAGCTGCAGATGGTGCAGAACGAGTTGGCTGACACTCTGAAGCAACTACAGGAACTCAAGGATGTTTTACAGAAAACCCAAAAGGTTTCAGATGAGCGGCAAGCCTCGGTGGAAAAACTGACTGTCCAGCTGAG GGAGACCCAAAGGGAGCTGGAGGAGAGAACTCACGAGGTTTTAGACATGGACAACGCCCTGAGGGAAAGACAGGGGGAGCTCCAACAGAGAGCAAAGCTG CTTGGCCAACTGGACGTGGCCATCAAAGAGCACAAGCAGGAGCTGGAGAGGAAGGTGGAGTCTCTGCAGCAGAGCCTggaagccagagagagagagctgagggACGCACAGAGGGAGCTCACTGACAGAAACATGAAG GAGTCTCAGGAGCTGTTTGCATGTCAGCAGAAACTTCAGAAAGTTCTCAAAGAGCTTGAAGAAACTCAGGGTCACTGTGAGGGTCTGAGCAGAGAGCTGGATGCCTCCAAGCTGCAGACCAAAGAGACG GAGGCCCAGCTGTGTGCCGTAGAGGAGGAGCTGACTCTGAAGGAGGCGCGCTGGCTGCAGTCGGAGGCCAGGCTTCAGGGCATGGTCACCGGCTTAGAGCAGGAGCTGGAGCTGGAGAGGGAGCAGCATAGCAAAGAG CTGGAGTCTCTTCAGGAGACTCGAGGCCAGCTCCTCAAAGTCTCGGAGCAGATCTCCTCCACAATGCGCTCCTCTCAGGAACAGCTCACTGTTAAACTTCAGCAGAGCCAGACCCAGCTCGAAGAAGTCAGCGTCCGCTTTGATCAGACCAAAGCCCAGCTGGACCAAACTAAGACGGAGCTTGAGCACGCCTGGAAGCGAGCTACTCACCTCCAATCACAGTTAGACCAGAGCCAGACACAGCACCTTCAGAGCCAGACTCAGCTGGAACAGAGCAGGACTCTTTACGAGCAAACTAGAGCCCAGAACAGTCGTCTGCAGGCACAGCTGGAGCATCTCACTGCTGTGCTAAATCAAACCCGAGTCGAGGCTGCCCAGCTCCAGAGTCAGCTCCATGCCTCCGAGAAGTCCGTGGAGACCTCCAGTGATTCCCTCCTCATCAAG GAGTCTGAGGTGGCTCGTCTCCAGGCCAGGATCTCCAGTTTGGGACGAGCTGCAGACCGACAACATCTGTACAATCACAGCACCTCTCTTTCTTCTCTGCACAAAGTCACAGACTCTCCCCAGCTCTGCCTCTCTGCTCCTTCCCCTGCATCCTCCCCCAAAAAGCTTCAGACGACTATCAGCTCTCCTCCTCATGCCCATTCCACACACCTAAGCTCCCCAACACATGCGCAGATGTGTTTATCACCCTCTGCTCGCTCAAACCTTAAACCCACCTCGGCTCTTCATCTCTCGGAGAGCCGACAAACGTGTGACTGGCTGCAGAGCAGCAGTATTGACTCCTCCTTGGACCTCCCTGAGAGCGTAAAAGCCACACTGAGAGAGGCTTTGAGTAAGCAACCATGGGAGTCTTTGTCACACTCAATTTCCTCTTTACCAGACACAGTGGACCACAGCTGGCAGGGCCTCAGTGCCTCAGATGCCACAGTAATCTCTGATAACTCCTTCAACCCGCTTACTTACATGGTGGACAGAGAAAGTGacagaaatccagacgtggaaGGCATCGTGATGGAGAGGGATGAAGGCAAGCTGCTCAGTGATTCGAGGAGGGAGTCTGTGAGCACTCTGGTGGGTCAGGAGGAACAGGCTGATATGAGTTCACTGACAGGCATGCTGAAGTTTGTCAATCAGACACTGGCCATGCAGGAAGATCCTTCTTTATGGAGATCCATAAATCTACCACATACATGA